GGAAGAACAAGTCGTCTGACGCTGAGTAGATCTAAAGGCATAAACTGCGCCAGGTTGTATGGGAGGGCTAACAGCATATCGTCGAAGTAGCGGCCTTGGGCGTCAATTACATACCTCTGGAATTGGATTATATTGGGATCTCTGAGGAAAAGCGCATCGCGTCGAAAGTTAAACCAAGTCCGGGCTTCGGAGGTGCGCGTTGAGAAAGCGAGTTCGTATCCGAGTCGCTTCAAGCGGTTTCGAGAGTCGCGGCATGTGTGCAGCAGAGGCGGTATTGGAGCTTTGGAGTAGAGGCTCGAGCTTCGACATAAATTCCATGCGGGCTCAGGTCGATGAGCAAGCCAGACGGGATCGAGGCGAGGGCAACTTTGGGATGGCTTCCACGGATCAGGCTGAGCAGGCGACTGGCTGATTGGTTCATGGGGTTCCAGGATCTGCGGATCCCATCCTGGTAGCTCCAAGACGTAAGGGCGCCAGTAAGGAGCAAAATATGCCAGAGAAGGATGTATAAAAGGCCGTTTGCCGGCGAATTGGAGCTGGTACAGAAATGCGAGCACGTCAGGGGAAGAGACCTGAGGGCTCTCTTCGACTCTGACGATACGTGGAGGGGTCGCAAGAAGGCAAATCTCGTCTCGGATATAGTCGGGAAGGCCGAAAAATGGATTAAAAGTATATCGATTCATTGTTATTGGATTTTTGTtggaggccatgatgatggtacGGAGATGAACGAGGTGCGAGTTTCTGCGGGAGGCAGGTTGGGTTTCATGACCGCTACCTGGCTTGGCGTTCGTTCCAGAACTGATGGCTCTTTCCAAAAGACGTATGAGAGATCGTTGAGAAGTTGAGGGGAAGGTTGAATGGGAAAGGAGGGAGGTAGCGTCTATTAAGGAAGAAGGAAGTTACTGTGGCAGTTGGTAACAGAGGAGAGCTGGCTTTGGATAACTCTGAATTGCACTCAAAGGAGTGATAAAAAGCTGTTAGAGACGAATCAggcatatatatatatatatatatacataCTGAGAAACTGTCACCAGGTATCCAATAAACATTGCAATGAACCTTAGCTTGATGGTGACTTAGTGATTGATGGTGACACTTCCTTTACATAATCAGAGAGTGCCAGGCACAGGAGCAATGAGAGCAGTTTTAAGCGCGTTAAAACCATTCCATGGAGCCCCGTGATTGGGTCATTCATCGATGGGGTAGAGCTACCTTTGATCTGCGCATGATGCACCGCTTGTGTCTGTAACACGTTGCTTTGTAGGAACAGGGCATGTAGGACAATCAGCAACATATTTATCTCTTTCAATAATGGTATCTCTCGAACAATACGCTATAGTGGTTCTGCAATTGTACACCTGACCTTGACATCCACACCCTCTAACTAGAGCCCTTCTCTTGCATCTCGCCCGTCGTATCATCAGTAGCTCTGCCTCCCTCGCCGCTCAGAACCTTGACTCCAGGCTCAAAGCTCTCGCTTCTGTTGATGGGGGGTCCCTTGAAGTGCTTTCGAGCATAGGCAAAGTACCAGATAAAGGCGATGGCGGCAAACCCGGCCCAGACGACGGAAGCATAGTTCATGGTGCCTGCATCGACGGGAAGCGACACGGGCATGCAGAAGATAACGACGGAGAAGACGAT
This Fusarium keratoplasticum isolate Fu6.1 chromosome 6, whole genome shotgun sequence DNA region includes the following protein-coding sequences:
- a CDS encoding 2EXR domain-containing protein; amino-acid sequence: MASNKNPITMNRYTFNPFFGLPDYIRDEICLLATPPRIVRVEESPQVSSPDVLAFLYQLQFAGKRPFIHPSLAYFAPYWRPYVLELPGWDPQILEPHEPISQSPAQPDPWKPSQSCPRLDPVWLAHRPEPAWNLCRSSSLYSKAPIPPLLHTCRDSRNRLKRLGYELAFSTRTSEARTWFNFRRDALFLRDPNIIQFQRYVIDAQGRYFDDMLLALPYNLAQFMPLDLLSVRRLVLPFDRVLNMTDPSSPDLLIKIMGALRVMPHLEQLFIANGIFGPGAETQPLEWIDCDAADCHLEEVRKISSFRDLSKFVVGLSLVEPYAAAWAGFPTWVGDEFEERLQEGRDEDLLQSVRNWGVPNVKVGYLGASGDLRRLSRMRQEYWQDLYSTDVGEESSRGKQQSMSSTYSESEEPETGSSGSDAWSDEWPVLF